The Blastomonas fulva genome contains a region encoding:
- a CDS encoding aldo/keto reductase: MIYRKLGGLEVSALGLGCMPMAGIGPAMYGKADHRESIATLERAMELGVTFFDTAEVYGPYVNEELLGQAIRGRRERLVIATKFGFRLADGKVTGVDSSPENVRRACEGSLKRLGVDTIDLYYQHRVDPDMPIEETVGAMARLVEEGKVRFLGLSEAGADNIRRAHATHPIAALQSEYSLWERGVEEDILPLCQDLGIGFVPYSPLGRGFLTGQFSKRSDLPEGDYRLNDPRYSEENFASNMVIVDAVKTIAAAHSVSPAQIALAWLLAQGDDVVPIPGSKRRATLEDSMAAVNVKLSAADLDALDAAAPRDATAGDRYGEVGMKMVRI; encoded by the coding sequence ATGATCTATCGCAAGCTCGGCGGACTGGAAGTGTCGGCCCTTGGGCTCGGCTGCATGCCGATGGCCGGGATAGGCCCCGCGATGTACGGCAAGGCCGACCATCGCGAGTCCATCGCCACGCTCGAGCGCGCGATGGAGCTGGGCGTTACCTTCTTCGATACCGCCGAGGTGTACGGTCCGTATGTCAACGAGGAGCTGCTTGGCCAGGCGATCCGCGGGCGGCGCGAGCGGCTGGTCATCGCCACCAAATTCGGTTTCCGCCTTGCAGATGGCAAGGTCACCGGGGTCGACTCCTCCCCCGAGAACGTGCGCCGCGCTTGCGAAGGATCGCTGAAGCGGCTGGGGGTCGACACCATCGATCTGTATTACCAGCACCGCGTCGATCCCGATATGCCGATCGAGGAAACGGTGGGAGCGATGGCGCGGCTGGTGGAGGAAGGCAAGGTGCGGTTCCTGGGTCTGTCCGAGGCCGGCGCGGACAATATCCGCCGGGCGCACGCCACGCATCCGATTGCCGCGCTGCAGTCCGAATATTCGCTGTGGGAACGCGGAGTGGAAGAGGACATCCTGCCGCTGTGCCAGGATCTGGGGATCGGCTTCGTGCCCTACAGCCCGCTGGGGCGTGGCTTCCTGACCGGGCAGTTTTCCAAGCGGTCCGATCTGCCAGAGGGCGATTATCGCCTCAACGACCCGCGCTATTCGGAAGAGAATTTCGCCAGCAACATGGTGATCGTCGATGCGGTCAAGACCATCGCCGCCGCGCACAGCGTCTCGCCTGCGCAGATCGCGCTCGCCTGGCTGCTCGCGCAGGGTGACGATGTGGTGCCGATCCCCGGATCCAAACGCCGCGCGACGCTGGAGGATTCCATGGCCGCAGTGAATGTGAAGCTCAGCGCCGCCGATCTCGATGCGCTCGATGCAGCTGCCCCAAGGGATGCCACCGCCGGCGACCGCTATGGCGAGGTGGGGATGAAGATGGTGCGGATCTGA
- a CDS encoding dicarboxylate/amino acid:cation symporter: MLKTLLVLGALIIGIALGIAIGNGAPGAIEVADLIGSLWLRGLQMTVVPLVVALLITGILRTAQMATAGRLTVRTITTMIVLLWLSAAMATLVTPALLGTFPLPEAARAALQGALANAEPTGEVPPFTDFLRALIPTNPIAAAANDAILPLIVFTLAFAFALTRLPEDERRPMQGFFGAIGDAMIILIGWVLTLAPIGVFALGLVVGSRAGGAAFGALGHYVLTVVAVGSVVWITAFVIAAVGGRIGPLAFLRASIPAQAVAISTQSSLASLPAMLTGVRNLGAGERTSDVVLPIAVALFRATGPAMNMAVAIYVAHLMGVELGPVALLAGLAAAAITTMGSVSLPGSISFIGSITPICFAMGVPIEPLALLLAIEVFPDIMRTLGNVTMDMAVTTTIARAEGDTQ, from the coding sequence ATGCTGAAGACATTGCTGGTGCTGGGTGCCCTCATCATCGGCATCGCGCTGGGAATCGCGATCGGCAACGGCGCGCCGGGTGCCATCGAGGTCGCCGACCTGATCGGATCACTGTGGCTGCGCGGCTTGCAGATGACGGTGGTTCCGCTGGTTGTAGCGCTGCTGATCACCGGGATCCTGCGCACGGCCCAGATGGCGACCGCAGGCCGGCTCACGGTCCGCACCATCACCACGATGATCGTACTTCTCTGGCTTTCAGCAGCGATGGCCACATTGGTCACCCCCGCGCTGCTTGGTACGTTTCCTTTGCCCGAGGCCGCCCGCGCGGCGCTGCAGGGCGCGCTGGCCAATGCCGAGCCCACCGGCGAAGTCCCGCCGTTTACCGATTTTCTGCGCGCGCTGATACCAACCAATCCGATTGCCGCGGCCGCGAATGACGCCATCCTGCCGCTGATCGTCTTCACACTGGCCTTCGCTTTCGCCCTGACCCGGTTGCCGGAAGACGAGCGCCGCCCGATGCAGGGGTTTTTCGGCGCCATCGGCGATGCGATGATCATCCTGATCGGCTGGGTGTTGACCCTTGCCCCGATCGGCGTGTTCGCGCTGGGTCTGGTGGTCGGGTCGCGTGCGGGCGGTGCCGCCTTTGGCGCGCTGGGCCATTATGTCCTGACCGTCGTCGCGGTCGGATCGGTGGTGTGGATCACGGCCTTTGTGATTGCGGCAGTCGGCGGGCGGATCGGTCCGCTGGCGTTCCTCCGGGCGTCGATCCCGGCACAGGCGGTGGCAATTTCCACTCAATCCTCGCTTGCCTCGCTGCCCGCCATGCTGACAGGCGTCCGCAACCTTGGCGCGGGCGAGCGGACTTCGGACGTCGTGCTGCCGATCGCGGTCGCGCTTTTTCGCGCCACCGGCCCCGCGATGAACATGGCAGTGGCGATCTATGTCGCGCATCTGATGGGGGTCGAGCTTGGCCCGGTGGCTTTGCTGGCGGGACTGGCTGCGGCAGCGATCACCACCATGGGATCGGTCTCGCTTCCCGGATCGATCAGCTTCATCGGTTCGATCACACCCATCTGCTTTGCGATGGGCGTGCCGATCGAGCCGCTGGCGCTTCTGTTGGCGATCGAGGTGTTTCCCGATATCATGCGCACGCTGGGCAACGTAACGATGGACATGGCGGTCACCACCACGATCGCCCGCGCCGAAGGAGACACGCAATGA